In Pseudonocardia sp. DSM 110487, the sequence CTCGGCCACCAGGCTCCGGCCGATCCCCCGGTTGGCCCCGGTGACCAGGGCGATCTGGTTCTTGATCTCCATACCCGGCACGCTAAGACCTCACGCGGACGTCAGAGGCAAGGTCAAGTGGCCGAGGCCACAGATCGGTCCTCGTGATCGGCGGAAGTGGTGCCAGGGCGTCAGAGATGTCGCCGTGACACCACTTTCAGCGATCACCGGGCCGCGTCGGCCAGGATCTCCCGGATCTCCGCGGTGTCCTCGTCGGCATGCCGGTCGAGCGTGGCCCCGAGGTCGAGCAGGTCGGCGTGGCTCGAGTACTCGCTCAGCTCGGCCACCAGCCGGTCGTCCCGCCCGCCCCATCCGCCGCCGAGCGAGCGCACCGTCATCGAGATCGAGATCCGCGCGGACACGCGCACCCGCTCCGATCGGAACGACGCGCGGGACGCCACATTGAACCGGGCCATGTCTCACTGTGCGCCCGGTCACACGCTTAGACAAGCGGTAGGGTGGGCCGGTGATCGCGGGAAGAGTGAGGTGGCGAGGACCGTCCGTCTGACGGCCCTGCGCATCCACATGCGGAGCCGTCTCCGGACGGTTGTTCGGCGTACGGCCCACCGGCCGGAGGCCGCTCCCGGAACCCCGGGATCCCTCCAGTGCACATACCTTCCGTCTCGTGGCGGGAAGGCGACGTCCCGCGGCGAGCACGCTGGCTCACCGCCGATGATCGCCCCGCGCCCGTCTCCGTCCAGGTCGTCGGTGACGGCCTGACCGCCGACCGCGCCTGCCGCCTCGCCGCCGACGGCGTCGCCATGCTCTGGCGCGGCGACTTCCACAACGCTCGCGCGCTGCTGGACGCGATGGCGCGCCGCATCGACCGTGCGGCCGGTCGACGGAGACCGCTGCCGCCCGCCGCCGAGTTCCACCGGCAGCGACAGCATCGCGCCCACCGCGCCCGGTTGCTTGGCGCCGTTCTTGTCGAGCTGGGCACCGGCTACGTGCTCGACCTGCGCAGAGCACCAGACGTCGCCTCCGCATGCCGAGAGGTCTACGGGCCGCCGCCCGAGACGACGGCGCTGCTCCCCCTCCGCGAGCTGATCGGCGTACGCAGCGCCCACGAGTGGCGCCGTACCGGCATCCAGGTCCCGGCGCTCGGCGCGCGCATCCACCCCCACCACGGTGTCTTCGCACCCACTCGCTCCGATTACGTCGACCTGGTCGCGCAGGCTCCGCTCCCCCCGGTGCGGACGGCGTTCGACATCGGCACCGGCACCGGCGTGCTGGCAGCGCTCCTGCTGCACCGAGGAGTGCCGTCGGTCGTCGCCACCGACATCGAGCAACGCGCCGTGACCTGCGCGCAGGAGAACCTGCACCGCATGGGGTTCGCCGACCGGTCGACGGTGCTGCGGCGAAACCTGTTCCCACCGGGCC encodes:
- a CDS encoding class I SAM-dependent methyltransferase, whose protein sequence is MHIPSVSWREGDVPRRARWLTADDRPAPVSVQVVGDGLTADRACRLAADGVAMLWRGDFHNARALLDAMARRIDRAAGRRRPLPPAAEFHRQRQHRAHRARLLGAVLVELGTGYVLDLRRAPDVASACREVYGPPPETTALLPLRELIGVRSAHEWRRTGIQVPALGARIHPHHGVFAPTRSDYVDLVAQAPLPPVRTAFDIGTGTGVLAALLLHRGVPSVVATDIEQRAVTCAQENLHRMGFADRSTVLRRNLFPPGRADLVVCNPPWIPGSPTSALEAGIFDRRGTTLSAFVRGLPDHLTQRGEAWLVVSDLPELLGLRDPGALPALVAGAGLVARDRLTAPPTTRDLPADDPLARLRSRETIGLWRLAATASRSSVGAGGKVTGVAGSGALWSRA